In one window of Nocardiopsis aegyptia DNA:
- a CDS encoding DUF397 domain-containing protein, translated as MTKVDWHKSSYSDGAHNCVEVAEGRVTGVRDTQYRDRGPLDVPAGEWAALLASVRMAR; from the coding sequence ATGACGAAGGTGGACTGGCACAAGTCGAGCTACAGCGACGGGGCGCATAACTGTGTCGAGGTGGCCGAGGGTCGGGTGACCGGCGTTCGGGACACCCAGTACCGGGACCGGGGACCCCTGGACGTTCCCGCTGGTGAGTGGGCCGCGCTGCTGGCCTCCGTCCGGATGGCCAGGTAG
- a CDS encoding NRAMP family divalent metal transporter: protein MGDIPPAPAKVRPRFGRVTLSSGLLGALFLMATSAVGPGFITQTTTFTAQLGATFAFAILVSILVDIAVQLNIWRVIGVANMRAQDLANKVVPGAGYLLAALIVFGGLVFNVGNLAGTGLGLDAMTGLDTRWGAVLSALLAVVILGAKRLGAALDRILVVLGVGMIALTLYVAVVSRPPVGEALRQSVLPDHLGADVFLATVTIIGGTVGGYITYAGVHRLVELGKGGRENVAAITQTSVTGIVVTGVMRVLLFLAVLGVVAGGASLLDSANPAAEAFQQAAGDVGMRLFGVIMWAAAVSSVIGASYTSISFVSTFHPLLEKRRGTLVTAFIGVSLVILLVSGQAPTTLLVLAGALNGVILPVGLGIMLYVATRRSRDLLGGYRYPVWLLVIGWLAWALTAYMAANSLSGIAALWQ, encoded by the coding sequence ATGGGCGACATCCCTCCCGCACCCGCCAAGGTGCGGCCCCGTTTCGGCCGCGTCACGCTGAGCAGCGGACTGCTCGGCGCCCTGTTCCTCATGGCCACCAGTGCCGTGGGCCCCGGCTTCATCACCCAGACCACGACCTTCACCGCGCAGCTCGGCGCCACCTTCGCGTTCGCGATCCTCGTGTCGATCCTGGTCGACATCGCCGTCCAGCTGAACATCTGGCGGGTCATCGGCGTCGCGAACATGCGCGCCCAGGACCTGGCCAACAAGGTCGTGCCCGGCGCCGGCTACCTGCTGGCCGCCCTCATCGTCTTCGGCGGCCTGGTCTTCAACGTCGGCAACCTGGCGGGCACCGGGCTCGGCCTGGACGCCATGACCGGTCTCGACACCCGCTGGGGCGCAGTCCTGTCCGCGCTCCTCGCCGTCGTCATCCTGGGCGCCAAGCGCCTGGGCGCGGCGCTGGACCGGATCCTCGTCGTGCTCGGCGTCGGGATGATCGCCCTCACCCTCTACGTCGCCGTCGTCTCCCGGCCGCCGGTCGGCGAGGCCCTGCGCCAGTCCGTCCTGCCCGACCACCTGGGCGCCGACGTCTTCCTGGCCACCGTGACGATCATCGGCGGCACCGTCGGCGGCTACATCACCTACGCGGGCGTGCACCGGCTCGTCGAACTCGGCAAGGGCGGGCGCGAGAACGTCGCCGCCATCACCCAGACCTCCGTCACCGGCATCGTCGTCACCGGCGTGATGCGCGTCCTGCTCTTCCTCGCGGTCCTGGGCGTGGTCGCCGGCGGCGCCTCGCTCCTGGACTCGGCCAACCCGGCGGCCGAAGCCTTCCAGCAGGCCGCGGGCGACGTCGGCATGCGCCTGTTCGGCGTGATCATGTGGGCGGCGGCGGTCAGCTCCGTCATCGGCGCGTCCTACACGTCGATCTCGTTCGTCTCCACCTTCCACCCGCTGCTGGAGAAGCGGCGCGGGACACTGGTGACGGCCTTCATCGGGGTCTCCCTGGTCATCCTGCTGGTCTCCGGGCAGGCGCCGACCACGCTGCTCGTCCTCGCCGGAGCGCTCAACGGCGTGATCCTGCCGGTCGGCCTCGGGATCATGCTCTACGTCGCCACCCGCCGCTCCCGCGACCTGCTGGGCGGCTACCGGTACCCGGTCTGGCTGCTCGTCATCGGCTGGCTGGCGTGGGCGCTCACCGCCTACATGGCCGCCAACTCCCTCAGCGGGATCGCCGCCCTCTGGCAGTGA
- a CDS encoding 5-oxoprolinase subunit C family protein — MSGASALEVIAAGPMTTVQDAGRFGHADLGVGRSGAADADSYARANRLLANPPGAAVLETTMGGLRVRARGPVTVAVTGAPVALSVDGRGAATEAVLHLPDGAELVMGLPDRGLRSYLAVRGGVDVRPVLGSRSTDVLAGLGPDLPVPGTVLPVGPPPRDFPIVDHVCAAPVSGDRITLRVDLGPRQDWFTDRALDTLLSGEYEVTPRSDRVGARLSGPALERSYAGELPSEGMVAGALQVPPGGEPVLFLADHPVTGGYPVVAVVRSADLPRAAQARPGTRIRFTARTRP, encoded by the coding sequence ATGAGCGGGGCGAGCGCGCTGGAGGTCATCGCCGCCGGACCGATGACCACGGTGCAGGACGCCGGGCGCTTCGGCCACGCCGACCTGGGGGTGGGCCGATCCGGCGCGGCCGACGCCGACTCCTACGCGCGCGCCAACCGGCTGCTCGCCAACCCTCCCGGCGCGGCGGTCCTGGAGACCACCATGGGCGGCCTGCGGGTCCGAGCCCGCGGCCCGGTCACGGTCGCCGTCACCGGCGCGCCGGTGGCCCTGAGCGTGGACGGGCGCGGTGCCGCGACGGAGGCCGTGCTGCACCTGCCCGACGGGGCCGAGCTGGTCATGGGCCTGCCGGACCGGGGGCTGCGCTCCTACCTGGCCGTGCGCGGGGGAGTGGACGTGCGCCCGGTGCTGGGCTCGCGCAGCACCGACGTGCTGGCGGGACTCGGACCCGACCTGCCCGTGCCCGGAACGGTCCTGCCCGTCGGCCCGCCGCCGCGCGACTTCCCGATCGTGGACCACGTGTGCGCCGCCCCCGTGAGCGGGGACCGGATCACCCTGCGGGTGGACCTGGGCCCCAGACAGGACTGGTTCACCGACCGCGCCCTCGACACGCTGCTGTCCGGCGAGTACGAGGTGACCCCGCGCAGCGACCGGGTGGGGGCACGGCTCTCGGGTCCGGCGCTGGAGCGCTCCTACGCGGGCGAACTGCCCAGCGAGGGCATGGTGGCCGGTGCGCTCCAGGTGCCGCCCGGCGGTGAGCCGGTGCTGTTCCTGGCCGACCACCCCGTGACCGGCGGATACCCGGTGGTGGCGGTCGTCCGGTCCGCCGACCTGCCCCGCGCGGCCCAGGCGCGGCCCGGCACCCGGATCCGCTTCACCGCCCGGACCCGCCCGTGA
- a CDS encoding putative hydro-lyase yields MTDPQEDEMTTPAEPTPAEQSLAETIPAERTPAEGSPARLSPSRARALFREGLRAPTAGYSAGYAQANLIALPREAAFDFLLFAQRNPKPCPVLDVTEPGETSASVFGGDLRTDLPAYRVYRHGELVEERTEVADLWREDLVAFLLGCSFTFEAPLLEAGIPVRHLEAGTNAAMYVTDRQCRPAGRFRGPLVVSMRPVPADRVADAVRVTSRYPAVHGAPVHVGDPAALGIADLDAPDYGDRVEVRPGEIPVFWACGVTPQAAVAASAPEFAIGHAPGHMAITDVRDSTYQVP; encoded by the coding sequence GTGACCGATCCCCAGGAGGACGAGATGACGACCCCGGCCGAGCCGACACCTGCGGAGCAGTCCTTGGCCGAGACGATCCCGGCCGAGCGGACACCGGCGGAGGGCTCTCCGGCACGGCTGTCCCCGTCCCGCGCCCGCGCGCTGTTCCGGGAGGGGCTGCGGGCGCCCACCGCCGGTTACAGCGCCGGATACGCGCAGGCCAACCTCATCGCCCTGCCGCGTGAGGCGGCGTTCGACTTCCTGCTGTTCGCCCAGCGCAACCCCAAGCCCTGTCCGGTTCTGGACGTCACGGAGCCGGGGGAGACCAGTGCCTCGGTGTTCGGCGGCGACCTGCGCACCGACCTGCCCGCCTACCGGGTCTACCGGCACGGCGAGCTGGTGGAGGAGCGCACGGAGGTGGCCGACCTGTGGCGCGAGGACCTGGTGGCCTTCCTCCTGGGGTGCAGCTTCACGTTCGAGGCGCCGCTGCTGGAGGCGGGGATCCCGGTCCGCCACCTGGAGGCGGGGACCAACGCGGCCATGTACGTCACCGACCGGCAGTGCCGCCCGGCCGGGCGGTTCCGGGGCCCGCTCGTGGTGTCGATGAGACCGGTGCCGGCCGACCGGGTCGCCGACGCCGTCCGCGTCACCTCCCGCTACCCGGCGGTGCACGGGGCCCCGGTGCACGTGGGGGACCCGGCGGCCCTGGGGATCGCCGACCTGGACGCCCCGGACTACGGGGACCGGGTGGAGGTCCGGCCCGGCGAGATCCCGGTGTTCTGGGCGTGCGGCGTCACCCCGCAGGCCGCGGTGGCGGCCTCGGCACCGGAGTTCGCGATCGGCCACGCCCCCGGCCACATGGCCATCACCGACGTCCGCGACAGCACCTACCAGGTCCCCTGA
- a CDS encoding Scr1 family TA system antitoxin-like transcriptional regulator yields the protein MRTGLVPLVGLEHPGGPWPPHRRRRLPRWLPTSHESDRVLFLQARLLLPEFRTSERSERFFVLTKTTEYLRYTAVCFGGLHVAAPALIASVENQKKRDISDVRFGQAIARARSRSGMTQLRVAGHLGYTKKFISQVECGWKRLDASRVRELDDLLEAGSRLVRLHEDLYAPEQVDWQEQLHVAELIRQYSGVLVPGNFQSKNYARAVFAAGAPWLKKDEIEQKMATRMERASRVLHEDGPQYHVVLDDVVVLRPIADDEVMREQIDKLIDLATSGRLQLQMYGWGTLPHAGPDGPFSLIATHSAPEVLHAESVYLGQTTDEPRMVRGFVSLFSRLQANARSVRASLDYLRQVRRKYEDDEGGLAQVELQRRGA from the coding sequence ATGCGCACTGGTCTGGTTCCTCTCGTTGGTCTCGAACACCCCGGCGGCCCGTGGCCGCCGCACCGACGCCGGAGATTGCCACGATGGCTCCCCACCTCACATGAATCGGACCGAGTCCTCTTCCTGCAGGCGCGGCTGCTGTTGCCAGAATTCCGCACGAGTGAAAGGAGCGAAAGGTTTTTCGTTCTCACGAAGACCACGGAATACCTGCGGTATACAGCGGTGTGCTTCGGTGGACTTCACGTAGCCGCACCTGCTTTAATCGCCTCTGTGGAGAACCAAAAGAAAAGGGACATATCAGACGTCCGTTTTGGTCAGGCGATAGCCAGGGCGAGAAGTAGAAGTGGAATGACCCAGCTGAGGGTGGCCGGGCACCTCGGTTACACGAAGAAGTTCATCTCGCAGGTCGAGTGTGGTTGGAAGCGACTCGACGCCTCCAGGGTGCGGGAATTGGACGATCTCCTTGAAGCGGGATCGCGTCTGGTTCGGCTGCACGAAGATCTCTACGCGCCGGAGCAGGTCGACTGGCAGGAGCAGCTCCACGTCGCGGAGCTCATCCGTCAGTACAGCGGCGTCCTGGTGCCTGGTAACTTCCAGTCGAAGAACTATGCCCGTGCCGTCTTCGCGGCTGGTGCTCCCTGGCTCAAGAAGGACGAAATCGAGCAGAAGATGGCGACCAGGATGGAACGCGCCTCCCGCGTCCTCCACGAGGACGGGCCGCAGTACCACGTGGTCCTCGATGATGTGGTCGTCCTGCGTCCTATCGCTGATGACGAGGTCATGCGCGAGCAGATCGACAAGCTCATCGACCTGGCGACATCAGGCCGACTGCAGTTACAGATGTACGGATGGGGGACCCTCCCGCACGCCGGCCCCGATGGTCCGTTCTCGTTGATCGCGACCCACTCGGCACCAGAAGTTCTTCACGCGGAGTCGGTCTACCTCGGGCAGACCACGGACGAGCCGCGCATGGTTCGTGGCTTTGTGTCCCTGTTCAGTAGATTGCAGGCGAATGCGAGGTCCGTAAGGGCGTCGCTGGACTACCTCCGACAGGTGAGAAGGAAGTACGAAGATGACGAAGGTGGACTGGCACAAGTCGAGCTACAGCGACGGGGCGCATAA
- a CDS encoding 5-oxoprolinase subunit B family protein: MRVLKCADTGVLVEVADLAEVVALRAALAERPPPGVTDVVPAARTLLLRVEPGTDTDRVAAAVADLPVGAGDRGGGGGTVTIPVHYDGADLADVAELTGLTPRGVVAAHTAAHWTVAFCGFAPGFGYMVGDDPRLHVPRRGEARTRVPAGSVALAGEFTGVYPRNSPGGWQLLGRTEARIWDLDRDPPGLLRPGVRVRFTEAS; this comes from the coding sequence GTGCGCGTTCTGAAGTGCGCCGACACCGGTGTGCTGGTGGAGGTGGCCGACCTGGCCGAGGTCGTGGCGCTGCGCGCCGCCCTGGCCGAGCGGCCGCCGCCCGGCGTGACCGACGTGGTCCCGGCCGCCCGCACGCTTCTGCTGCGCGTGGAGCCGGGGACCGACACCGACCGGGTCGCCGCGGCCGTCGCCGACCTGCCGGTCGGCGCGGGCGACCGCGGTGGCGGCGGTGGCACCGTCACCATCCCCGTGCACTACGACGGGGCTGACCTCGCCGACGTCGCCGAGCTCACCGGCCTGACCCCGCGCGGGGTCGTGGCCGCCCACACCGCCGCCCACTGGACCGTCGCCTTCTGCGGCTTCGCTCCCGGATTCGGGTACATGGTCGGCGACGACCCGCGCCTGCACGTGCCCCGGCGCGGCGAGGCGCGCACACGGGTGCCCGCCGGGTCGGTCGCCCTGGCGGGGGAGTTCACCGGCGTGTACCCGCGCAACTCGCCCGGCGGCTGGCAGTTGCTCGGCCGGACCGAGGCCCGGATCTGGGACCTGGACCGCGATCCTCCCGGGCTGCTGCGCCCGGGCGTTCGCGTGCGCTTCACGGAGGCCTCATGA
- a CDS encoding LamB/YcsF family protein, with protein MRIDLNSDLGEHFGRWELGDDRTLLSIVTSANVACGFHAGDPTVLRRTTEEAAERGVAVGAHVSYRDLAGFGRRFMDVPPAELTNEVVYQLGALAAFTRLAGDRVRYVKPHGALYNAIVHHQEQAEAVVTAVREFDPDLPVLGLPGSRFLEAAEKAGLRTHREAFADRAYTPEGTLVSRREPGAVLHDPEAIAERCLRIARGEPVTAVDGTEILVEADSLCVHGDSPGAVDIVRAVAARLRAEGIEILPFAEKYV; from the coding sequence TTGCGCATCGACCTCAACTCCGACCTCGGGGAGCACTTCGGCCGCTGGGAGCTCGGTGACGACCGGACCCTGCTGTCCATCGTCACCAGCGCCAACGTCGCCTGCGGGTTCCACGCCGGGGACCCGACCGTGCTGCGCCGCACGACGGAGGAGGCCGCCGAACGCGGAGTGGCCGTCGGCGCGCACGTGTCCTACCGCGACCTGGCCGGGTTCGGCCGCCGCTTCATGGACGTGCCGCCGGCCGAACTGACGAACGAGGTCGTCTACCAGCTGGGCGCGCTGGCCGCCTTCACCCGCCTGGCGGGCGACCGCGTCCGCTACGTCAAGCCGCACGGCGCGCTCTACAACGCCATCGTGCACCACCAGGAGCAGGCGGAGGCGGTCGTCACGGCCGTGCGGGAGTTCGACCCCGACCTGCCGGTCCTGGGGCTGCCAGGGTCGCGTTTCCTGGAGGCGGCGGAGAAGGCGGGCCTGCGCACCCACCGCGAGGCCTTCGCCGACCGCGCCTACACGCCGGAGGGCACCCTGGTGTCCCGCCGCGAGCCCGGCGCGGTGCTGCACGACCCCGAGGCGATCGCCGAGCGCTGCCTGCGCATCGCCCGCGGCGAGCCCGTCACGGCCGTGGACGGGACGGAGATCCTGGTCGAGGCGGACTCCCTGTGCGTGCACGGCGACAGCCCGGGCGCCGTCGACATCGTCAGAGCGGTCGCCGCCCGGCTGCGCGCCGAGGGCATCGAGATCCTGCCGTTCGCGGAGAAGTATGTGTGA